CCCTAGCACTTCCTCGAGCTCCTTCCTGCTGTCCTTCTGTTGGACCAATTGCTGTAGAAAATCAGGATTCTTCATTGCTCTCGCCAAGAAGTTCATCATCTGGTGTTGCTTCATTTCCGTCTTCTTGAGCCTTTGTTCCATCACTTGGAGACAACTCTTGGAGGTCTGCTGTTGCTGCCTAAGCTTGATCAGCTCCATCATCAAGACCTGCTTGTCACGCTTCAACCGGTCGATCTCTCCGTCGAGCCCAAATCTGCCTACTTCAACACACGGGTCGAGCACTTGCTGTGAATTGTGGGGTGCTAGATGAGTTGTTCTTCTCCTCCTGATGTTTTTAAGGAGATATTTTTGCCCCCTTAGGAACCCTTCGTTAGCAAACTCCCACTTATCTGGATCAACCTTTCTAAAGCCCTAAACCATCCAAAAATAGTATAGTCCAGTGTTTGAAATTTCATGGAGAGACTAAAATGTCAATATGCTATTGTCATGTCTAGAACTTCCAGGAAGAGCTTCACATATGATAACAATTACTGAATTTAACTTTCGATATGAAAAAGTCTGATATTAATTGTGTAGCTGGGTGCACGGCTTATATATGATGAGAGAAGCTAACATAAATGAAAGGCACGAAAAGTCTGGATCTTTCTGCTTTttactcaattaattaaagacACAAACAGTTCAATTAGAGAGCAAAAGGGCTTCACTTAATCAATAAAATATTCCGAAAAGTAGTAATTAATGCTGTGTTCCAGGAGCTTCATGAACATCAATGAACAGCGGGGGGGAATCTCTAGTACCATCTAAAACAAACCGTACACACTACACAGGCTTATAAAAACACCCTATATCACTTCATTTAAATcttaaatgaaatagattagATTAATAAACTTACATAGGTGTTGAGCTGCCTGATGAAGCTAGAGAAGTTGTTGTGCTTGAAGTATCTGGGCAAGAGGGACATGGCGAAGGCCTGAGCATCCCACACCACAAAGCTGTTATTGCCTTTGCTCCAAGAGACTATGTGGTTGGTGGCTGGGTCGTCCACGATCTCATACGTCTTGGTGAGAAATGGAGGCGGGCCCAAGTCATGGAGGCCCTCAATCGGCTGAGGAATTGCATTCACAGTGaccggagaagaagatgaagagaaaacGGCTCCTCCTAAATGTTCCTTCTTCGCCTGAACTCGAGGGTTATTCATAATTGATCTGTCTGCTAGTGTGCTGATTGCATGAGCTGATGGAATTTCGTCTACGAGGGGGCTTGATTTTTTCAGCACCCAAGAAGGAATAACAGTAGCTTCGGGGGGGCCGTTCTCAGATCCTCTCAAATGGGTGCTCGGAAATGCAGAAAAAGATCAGGAACAAGGACTGCATGTGGAAGATCTAGATGGAAAAGTAGAgccagaacaagaacatactAACGGATTGACGAGCTTTCCATCTCTTTTCAGGCTAAAACAAGAATCTTGCCAGATAGTATAGGAAGCGAAGATGAAGAGAAGCGAGATTGGAGACAAGGTGAGCTTGAGATGCTGGAATGAGCTCTTGAGCCAGAAgtggaaggggaagaagaggTTGAGCTGCTGAGGCTTGGAGCAATGGCTGTGTTGGagaagaaaggcaagctgagAAGGGGAAACAGAAGGGAGACCAAAAATGAGGGAGCCGGTGGGGGCTTATAACAACATACATATATACCCAAAGcttcccttctttctctctctctctctctctctccttttctcttttatataatttatttccTGCCCTAGTCAAGAAAAGTGTTTGGCTCCTTTGTTTTGCTttggaaatctttttttttttttagtaaaaatttcttTGGAAATCTTTCATAAGTTTTTACTCAATGATTTTTTCgctctctttttttgggtgatCACTTGACAGCGGATTTTAAAGTTATCACTGAAATATAGTCTGATGGGAAAATAAATAGACAATTGAGTTTTTGCAAGGATGCTTATATGCAAATTATGAGaggaaattttccttttcctaatCTCTTATTCGTtggaaaattctgaaaaattatccattacAAAAGCTCTTACAAGTGAAATTGTtttagaaaaataccaaaaaataggTATTAAAAGATAGGACGTGTTCAGATCATGTTGAACATCAACTAGAACCTAGTTTCTTGATAAACTTTCACTTTTTACTTAATTCAAATCTTGCAACGGAAGAACTTTGACcttttcataaattgaaatgCCCGGAATTTTCATGACTTGCGAATATTGACGAGTAAAATTCGTGTGTGAATTCTCACAATTGTTAGAAACTCAACCGGTAATTGACAGATTTTGACGAGAAAGCGGAAAAGGGTATTCCCACCCTACCTCCTCACGAAaatcaattattaatttatgtGCTTTATATGATCACAATATCTAGAATTATAGATGGAATGCGTGGCAACAGTGATGGAGGGTCCATATGTTTGGGATTCTCTTTAATTACTATTTATGATGATGATCTCACTAAAGTTTAGATCTTTAGTGCAAGCAGAAGACAAGAGTGGCATCAGATATTTCGGTCTTTCTCCTTTGAAGAAAGCAAGTTGGATGCCTGGCCTTTGACATCCAATCCAAACACCAGATTTAGCCAAAGGCTTATGTGGAAACTCTTGATTTGCCAATGCACATGGTCCTTCGACAGATAGACAAGTGTCCATCCTTGccattaaaataattaattttttttctcttccacaAGATTATGAGACATGAcatccatttctttttcaatcccTTTTTTCTCCCCCACGTAAGCAAAGGGAgctatagaaaaaaaaattccccatTTTGGGGACATATCATTGCATGTGATCTTAGTGGATTAGTCAATCACGTTTCATAAACAGAAAGCATACAAAATGATCCCCCAAACGCGCATTGCTATCTCGATATAATCTTGGGTTCGCCAATTTTAATAATCTAATCCTCGAAACTTATAAACTTTTAGCAAATGCGCtccttcatttgattttagaaAACTACAATTGACTTGTCTATTAGTACTTTGGAAGTTCGGATACAAAATTGCAAAAGTTACGAATTTATGAGATCTCGTTTGAGAAAACAATGTGAGTTCAAGAGATTAAATGAACACCTTTTTTTCTTACGAAAATATATACTTAACATAATGAGTTTCTAGGTAATATTATGATTTGCTCATTTcactaaaaaatttatgataaaataagatatttttcataaaaaatcattttcaaggtAAATTGTCAGATTTTACTTATTTGATGGTTTAGAGAagtgatttccttttttatcattcttcttcaatttaattttattgtttGTAATccatagaaaatgttttcccgcGGATCGATTAGTACTTCGCTATCAAAGCACTAGAAAAGTCTAAAAGCAAattctcgaaaataattttcctttaaacgAACGCAACCCTTGATCAGCTCAATCTATCTCGTGACCAACAGATTTAGAGTCTAGTCACAACACTAATTTATTCTTATTCTATTTTAggcgacaaaaaaaaatggaattgatTAATTCAACGTGGGATTCGAACTTTGTGGAATGCAGCACAAATGGGtccctttcaatttttatttttatttttatttgtcgtTCTTTCCAATAATAGGCCACTTGGAAATATCTGGGGCAGccaaaattgttatttttatgcTAAAAGAGGAAGGCACTTTAGAGGCACGGTACTTTATATCGTGGCGCCGTTTGATTGGGAGCAGATTTTCTTTTCAGACATAATCGACCTCTCAACGTGCGCACACGTGTCGCAACGTCGGCCTCCTCAATAAACAAAATACTTCAATACCAAGATTAACTTATGATGTCGGTAGCCCTAACTTTAGAGGCGTGGCCGGAGCTCATTCGCTGTGGAGCGTTTAGTAGGCACCCATCGGTCCACTCgaaattgaatgtgtatttgACCTCTAATGCATTAtaggccctttttttttttttttttgtattttccatacAAAACAAGTCGTCGAAATTCTTCAATCGAACTTGACTGTATTACTAGATCTATCAAAATAGATcataaaccattttttttttcaaattcgaaTTTGATTGGCTGAGTTACTATATGaattatttatattcaataaatggtcataaatggatttaaaatggTTAAACCTAAAATTATATGAAGGTCTAAGTCTACCCCATCTCTTCAACTTTCTCTCTCATTCACTTGATTTCGCACTTGATTACTCCGTGCTCTTACCTTAATTTAGATATGACTTTTTCCCTATCTTAGCTATACGGGATGTTCAAGTATTGATCAGCCAAATTTGTATTGAACAAACATGGGTAGAAAATTTGGGTTAAACCATTTTTTGCCCGACCCTCTTGTTTTAACAGGTTTATGTATCACTCTTTTCCCTAGAACAATTAAAAGGTAGAAAAGCAAGTTTGTAACTACCTGAGCACGACTAATATAAAAAAGCCATTCATGTCGGTACTCATCTACCAATTTGGCTAGTAAAGCCCAGTTCGAGAAAAAGGCTACGAAGGTAATAGCCGAAAGTTGGGGTGGCATCTAGAATCGGTCGGGTCAGCTAGTCGAACCAGCTAGAATGATTTCTGGAAAACGTAACATTAACGGCAGATGATAAACTACGATTTTTGATCTGGCGATTCTTGTGCTTATTTAATTGATATCCGCAAAGATATTTATGCACtttagaggaaaaaagaaatgccaAGCGGGCCAAAAAGCAAGGGCGCATGGGGCCCCTACCAGCCAAACTGACAAGCGGCATTTGTccgaaaggaaaaataatggtGGACGCGTGTGAGCAGATGCAGTCCGACATGTGGAAGGAGCGCCCTGGTCGGTAGTCATTTATCTTTCATGCACGTGGGTCCCAGTCGATCCATCACCCCCACGGCAGTGCCAAAGAAAACccaataaaagaatataaaaaaaattctcactAAAAGTCTCAATCATCATCTTTTCTTATGAaatgaactttatttcaaataaaatttaaaatgactatatcaatattaaataaatgcctaaaATACCCACGAcagtttcaaataaaaacctgaTGTTACTAATCGCAAGTTGATCAAGggaattttcatcaaaagataattttttttatctttatttttttttacattctGGCGAGGTCACAAAGGTCTTGCCAATCACGCATGTGAGTAGATCCTGTCGACATGTGGAAGGAGCACATTGGTCGGTGATCACCCACCTTTCATGCATGTGGGTCCTAGTCAATCCATCACCCCTAAGGCAAGCCCAAAGAAAGCccaataaaagaagaagggaaaatttcaaatagagaTATAAAGTactctcatttttttcaaataagagtttatAATGGACTTTGTGTTAAATAAGGGTCTAAAGTGATCATAATAGTTTTAAATAAGAACCCGACcttgcaaattaaatatttcaatcaatcaaattaaattttcatttattttttgttcttttctatttttttccttcctagcAACCCTCGCTAATCACTAGGCAAGGGCTTGTAAGCCCTCATTAGCCGCTGGGGAGGGCTTGCAAGACCTCACCTCATCTAGCCAAGGCAACCTTCATCAAAGCTGACGGGGCTAATGGCCCTCACTTGTGACTTTCAACAACGGCTTTGCCCAATGCGAGGATTGCCATGGCGAGGCCATCCCTCACCGATGGCTAGCAAGGCAACCCTTACCTAGATGCGGCGAGGACTAACCTCGCCTATGATCAATTAGGGCGACCTCACCCAGAGCGAGGGACAACCTCACTTGCAACCAACGAGGGTGGCCCTCACCAAATTGGGAGGAGATAACTCTCACCTAGCCCTTTTCGAGCATCATTGATGCCTAGCCATCCTTGAGACCGACCattgatgaaaaagaaagaacaaattaaaaacaagaaaaaagaaaagaaaaaaagaaaaaaattcaaaaaaaagataaaagacaaaaatgtccTTAACCAATAGAAGGTTATGCCATTCTTTAAAACTaatatagttatttcaaaatcttatttgaaataagattcacttcaaactcttatttaagaGAATGAGAGCATTTCaggttcttatttaaaacaaagttcattttagacccttatttagaattttttcaaagtggaagaaaaaaaaaaaaataattacatggaCAATTCTTGAATATTAGCTCAATGTGTAACATTgcctataaatttttaatttatttaatataattcctGAAGTATACTATGATCGATGTGTAATttattctctaaatttttaatttattcagtGCAATTATTGAACTTATGGTAAATGTTCAAATTaatctttaaattatataaaaatatcaaatgttaTTCTCGATTTATTCATGTTCAGAGATAGCATTGATCATTTCGTATAAtcttagaactaaattgaacatgtaaaagtttaagaaccaacttgaatgaattaaaagttagggataatattaaacatttgctatagttcaaatattatattaaataaagtaaaaatttagaaacGATTTTACACTCTCGGCCCATTTGCGTTAGTtgtccaagaaaagaaaaagacaaaagaggatAGGACTCGCCATTCGATGATGTAATGGAGGACCAACCCACAGAGGACCAAAGGCATAGAAGGCGACAGCAAGTCCGAGACCTAAGGTCAAAGTCCACAAAAATCCAAAGTAGGTTTGAAAATTGATACAGAAAGCGTTCACATTGTAGTATAAACAGATAATCTCGAGCTCTCTTGTGAAGAAAGGATAAAGAACCTATTCGATTCGATGAAACTGGTGCGACACTGCCTACACGAGGCTAGGAGTCTGAGCAATCGGCTGTGATTCGTGGAGAGGGTCAAAATGCAGATGCGATGTTGAAGTATGGATGGGTGTATTTGGGAAGATTTTTTGGGAAAGTCCTTGAGAAAATATAAAGGCCTTTGAATTAAaggagtttttcaaaatgtaaattgtaTTTGGTAAATCGTACTTGTGAAAGTTTATTGTAAAGTATCTTTGAGTAAAATAACGTTTGGATAAATTAAATTCGCCGCACGCCTGCCCTTTGTCGCACCACCTACCCTTCGCCAACGATTGCGCGTAGATGCTGCACATGTTCTTAGTAGAGAGAAGGAAGGATGAAGGTGATGAACAATTGTCGAAGTAAAGCCAGAGAAACGAAAAACTAACGAGGACAATTTCGGAAGAAAAATTTTATTACCTTCAAAGCCAGCATCCAAGAATGCCTAAGGCAACCCCAACAACCCCcaaccttgggctttcagcctcgGGAAGGCTAGCATTTGGCAAATGCAAGTGAAAAAAAGATTGCCAAACACTAaatatttggcccaaaggccttttAGCCTCCAAACACCCTTGGGAAAGCGGTTCCCAAACGGAGCCGAAATTCCATAGAGAAACCGCAAAGCCGTGAGTGCAAGCATAGTCAATCAGTCTCCAGACACGTTATGACATAACCAAATGTTCATATACTAGATCAAAAAAGTAATGACCATAGACATAGACAAGATCAAGATCGAGTTAAAGAAGACAAATAGGCGAGGGGCGACCCGGATGCGGATGCCCTATGATACGGTCGGTACATTTATTTTGAGCCGTTATCGAATGGTCTCTCTTGTTCGTCACTGTGTCGTGCTCCGTCTCATGCTGCAGCATCACAAGCTTGATTACTCACTTCCTTCCGGCCAAAAGCCTCCAGGTACGCCTTTCTGCACCGTGGAAGATACCGTGTTTACAACATGCTAGTTAGTGAAAAATGCACTTCGTGTTACGAGAATAAAAACCGGCGTAGCGCACCTAGCCGGCAGATGATCTTGAGGACGATAGTAGGGGGTCCAAATGGGGCTGCCGGCAAACAATCGCATCGCCTGCACGAACATAGTTCTCAGACACCGATCTCGATATGACTCGAGTAATAACCTAACTATTGCAGACACTGAAGTACCTTCATGTAGTTGTCCGAGTCAAGGGTGAAACGGTGGTAGATTCCCGC
This region of Eucalyptus grandis isolate ANBG69807.140 chromosome 8, ASM1654582v1, whole genome shotgun sequence genomic DNA includes:
- the LOC104414754 gene encoding heat stress transcription factor A-6b, with product MNNPRVQAKKEHLGGAVFSSSSSPVTVNAIPQPIEGLHDLGPPPFLTKTYEIVDDPATNHIVSWSKGNNSFVVWDAQAFAMSLLPRYFKHNNFSSFIRQLNTYGFRKVDPDKWEFANEGFLRGQKYLLKNIRRRRTTHLAPHNSQQVLDPCVEVGRFGLDGEIDRLKRDKQVLMMELIKLRQQQQTSKSCLQVMEQRLKKTEMKQHQMMNFLARAMKNPDFLQQLVQQKDSRKELEEVLGKNKRRCSIDQGPSNVSLCDDDDQPVHDNEPSIGTFAKVEPQNYGDIGEFKRFELEKIVVDMDGGIGASRCNNIEEDQIGLVEENENRGNKALDEVFWEDLFHEGNEQTGLLGVGDEEDGEDMNILAEQLGYLSSIP